One genomic segment of Bradyrhizobium diazoefficiens includes these proteins:
- a CDS encoding AAA domain-containing protein, protein MSSPQYLGDRYRIVRTIIRGDRTGRFPFLYEVSDAGMFLFARTWSRTGESADLRALWNHEIRSLLRLGGYPRAGHYFVQLRDLGIEEKKFYVVLDAGDRQPLAQMLADRGRRPWLRDVSTPARRRKVWEGLRRIATAVSMLHEEGTIHRAISPAAVFSDDRGDCDFRLSGFEWSLRVTSASSVGRDGSNKVDRLRAPELEKSDARYSFATDWFDFGVLCTEIFGFEPSGRGIKTVERLREVVLNLAYLGPPERALILGLLEPDAERRFTDSATILQGLSEAHASVRNRTIVIGKPLYIGFNLGSGSRLSEAIADITANAAKGAIRAADVEAQLDFIQRDLTGDLQVLVRQTPFQHYVLNGRLLQYRVQRWERDNPTWDVGFCQSADPPSLDPTEKVASLDGRKLEVRAAPKLSRDLNRARSIGAAWDAVFPFESTTTELDDAQNQVLEFFRITNQLDALLTAAQIWPVRVVEVEEQTEGAVVEVTSVPDGQRDELALNLKLSRSADQMRDFFTRDAVSLPLAEESDFTLGYEGVLGRGEQETNIRWRFDRVIFHPGGIRYRFYHEDAGLPAPTLDSRMYLMPSGLGGTIAQLKRRQRAIDGMRSHAGLLTAIADPDRARRDTTDSPGSSDAIESMDESKQLALNRIWKTQPLFALQGPPGTGKTRLLETLTTRLLEVDVSTQALITAHSHEAVRHVRRKLAERIATLPQTTRPIVVRLDDKADTDYVSRTTARLARAISDSPLAASAPSHILERARSIAVDMEQGKPATRDIRSLESLVRQAANVVFATSNSGELAQLLEDNRRFDWSIVEEAGKAHGFDLALALQASYRVLLIGDQEQLPPFNFAALEGLFREPPRILNAWKNGAGFAPGLVGREYVGLDDDDQQRFGESCTVWLDMVQFFAEMFRRCQRSVVAEAPIAMRLELQHRMHPDICDMISHCFYHERLRTHEDAIARFESEGPPFGIVANGWMPEQRIVFVDLPWMQEVKHATGEVGGADGKRRYTNPAEIDAVLQVLTQFVPKSGQDCHVQILSPYRAQVREIVSAVSDRTSSGKLKNLLYPELDIRLAKRMGATVDEFQGSEADVVVASLVRNNDEKVGKGLGFLADRRRFNVLLSRARQKLVLVGSWNFLVSRVDVSSEPNEEDELAHITRLMRWLIAEEKRGRVKRVQPKDFGGAYK, encoded by the coding sequence GTGAGCTCACCACAATATCTTGGCGACAGGTACCGGATCGTTCGCACGATTATTCGCGGCGACAGGACTGGCCGTTTTCCGTTTCTTTACGAGGTGAGCGATGCCGGCATGTTCTTGTTCGCGCGTACATGGTCACGGACCGGCGAGTCTGCCGATCTAAGGGCGCTCTGGAACCACGAAATCCGAAGTCTTCTCCGCCTCGGAGGATATCCCAGAGCGGGACATTATTTCGTTCAGCTGCGCGACCTCGGCATTGAAGAGAAGAAGTTCTATGTCGTTCTCGATGCTGGCGACCGCCAGCCGCTCGCGCAAATGCTCGCAGATCGAGGACGCCGGCCTTGGCTAAGAGACGTCTCAACGCCGGCGCGTCGCCGAAAGGTTTGGGAAGGGCTGCGCCGTATCGCAACTGCGGTGAGCATGCTGCACGAGGAAGGTACTATTCACCGGGCCATATCGCCGGCTGCGGTGTTCAGCGACGACCGCGGCGACTGTGATTTTCGCTTAAGCGGCTTCGAGTGGTCGCTCCGCGTCACATCAGCGTCGTCCGTCGGACGCGATGGCTCCAACAAGGTCGATCGGCTGCGGGCGCCGGAGCTCGAGAAATCGGATGCGCGGTATTCATTCGCGACCGATTGGTTTGATTTCGGTGTGCTCTGCACGGAGATTTTTGGGTTCGAGCCTTCCGGTAGAGGAATCAAGACGGTCGAAAGACTGCGCGAAGTCGTTTTGAACCTTGCTTATCTCGGCCCTCCCGAGCGAGCTCTCATTCTTGGTCTGCTCGAGCCTGATGCCGAGCGGCGATTTACCGACAGTGCCACCATCTTACAAGGGCTTTCGGAGGCGCATGCCTCGGTACGCAACCGAACGATCGTCATCGGTAAACCCTTGTACATCGGCTTCAATCTCGGTTCGGGTTCCCGTCTTTCCGAAGCCATCGCCGACATAACAGCGAACGCGGCCAAGGGGGCCATTCGAGCTGCAGACGTTGAGGCGCAGCTTGATTTTATCCAACGAGACTTGACCGGAGACTTGCAAGTCCTTGTCCGTCAGACGCCCTTCCAGCACTACGTGCTCAACGGTCGTCTGCTTCAGTACCGCGTACAGCGATGGGAGAGGGATAACCCGACCTGGGACGTCGGATTTTGCCAGTCCGCCGACCCGCCTTCGCTGGATCCAACAGAAAAGGTGGCTTCGCTCGACGGGCGGAAGCTTGAAGTGCGGGCGGCGCCGAAGCTTTCACGAGACTTGAACCGGGCGCGCAGCATCGGTGCGGCTTGGGATGCCGTCTTTCCGTTCGAGTCGACCACGACCGAGTTGGACGATGCTCAGAATCAAGTTTTGGAGTTCTTCAGGATCACGAACCAACTGGATGCATTGCTGACGGCGGCCCAGATCTGGCCGGTTCGTGTGGTCGAGGTGGAGGAGCAGACAGAAGGCGCGGTCGTTGAGGTAACCTCGGTTCCCGACGGACAGCGCGATGAGCTCGCGTTGAACTTAAAGCTCTCTCGCTCAGCAGATCAGATGAGAGATTTTTTCACGCGCGATGCTGTCTCTCTGCCTCTTGCGGAAGAGTCAGATTTTACGCTCGGCTATGAAGGCGTTTTGGGGCGCGGCGAGCAAGAGACTAACATCCGTTGGCGTTTCGACCGCGTGATTTTTCATCCCGGCGGGATCAGGTATCGCTTTTATCACGAAGATGCGGGGCTTCCGGCTCCGACGCTGGATTCCCGGATGTACCTGATGCCGTCGGGTCTTGGCGGAACGATCGCGCAGCTCAAGCGGCGTCAGCGGGCGATCGACGGCATGCGAAGTCATGCCGGTCTGCTGACCGCGATCGCTGATCCCGATAGAGCACGGCGGGATACGACCGATAGTCCGGGAAGCAGCGATGCTATCGAGAGCATGGATGAGTCAAAGCAACTCGCGCTCAACAGAATCTGGAAGACACAGCCCCTATTCGCGCTCCAGGGGCCGCCGGGGACCGGAAAAACGCGGCTTCTCGAGACATTGACGACCCGCTTGCTTGAAGTCGATGTATCGACGCAGGCACTGATCACCGCACATTCGCACGAAGCGGTCCGGCATGTACGGCGCAAGCTTGCCGAGCGTATCGCCACTTTGCCGCAGACCACACGTCCAATTGTCGTCCGTCTCGACGACAAGGCAGACACGGACTACGTCTCCCGCACCACGGCTCGTTTGGCCAGAGCGATTTCCGACAGCCCACTGGCGGCGTCTGCCCCCAGCCACATCCTAGAGCGGGCCAGGTCGATCGCTGTGGATATGGAACAAGGCAAGCCGGCAACGCGAGACATACGCAGTCTGGAATCGCTGGTTCGCCAAGCGGCCAATGTCGTGTTTGCAACATCGAACTCGGGCGAGTTGGCGCAGTTACTGGAAGACAACCGGCGCTTCGATTGGTCGATTGTTGAAGAGGCCGGAAAGGCGCATGGTTTCGACCTAGCGCTCGCGCTTCAGGCAAGCTACCGGGTGCTGTTGATCGGTGACCAAGAGCAGCTTCCCCCTTTCAATTTCGCAGCGCTCGAGGGCCTATTCCGCGAGCCTCCTCGCATTCTGAACGCGTGGAAGAACGGCGCTGGATTTGCTCCCGGCCTAGTCGGTCGCGAGTATGTCGGATTGGACGATGACGATCAGCAGAGGTTCGGCGAGAGCTGCACCGTCTGGCTCGACATGGTCCAGTTCTTTGCGGAAATGTTTCGACGATGCCAGAGAAGCGTGGTCGCGGAAGCGCCGATTGCGATGCGACTTGAATTGCAACATCGCATGCATCCGGACATTTGCGATATGATCTCGCATTGCTTCTATCACGAGAGGCTGCGGACGCATGAAGACGCTATCGCGCGATTTGAGAGCGAAGGTCCACCGTTTGGCATCGTGGCCAACGGATGGATGCCGGAGCAGCGCATCGTCTTTGTCGACTTGCCCTGGATGCAGGAGGTAAAGCACGCGACGGGCGAGGTGGGCGGAGCCGACGGCAAGCGCCGATATACCAACCCCGCGGAGATCGATGCCGTTCTTCAGGTGTTGACGCAGTTTGTTCCCAAATCGGGACAGGATTGCCATGTTCAGATTTTGTCGCCCTACCGCGCACAGGTTCGCGAGATCGTATCGGCGGTTTCCGACAGGACCTCTTCAGGAAAGCTGAAAAACCTGCTCTATCCTGAACTCGACATCCGCCTTGCGAAGCGGATGGGGGCAACGGTGGACGAATTTCAGGGAAGTGAAGCCGACGTCGTGGTTGCCTCGCTCGTGCGCAACAATGACGAGAAGGTCGGAAAGGGACTGGGCTTCCTCGCCGACCGACGTCGTTTCAATGTTCTGCTTAGCCGCGCAAGGCAGAAGCTTGTCCTGGTGGGAAGTTGGAATTTTCTGGTGAGCCGGGTGGACGTCTCTTCCGAACCGAACGAGGAGGACGAGCTTGCTCACATCACCAGATTGATGCGGTGGTTGATCGCGGAGGAGAAACGCGGCCGAGTGAAGCGAGTACAGCCGAAGGACTTCGGAGGAGCTTACAAGTGA
- a CDS encoding phospholipase D-like domain-containing protein yields MTVYIPIYKVRADYIVKQGRTWSAFEHMILWKLAQERATSVELAELSSVPLRLVVECLIELIGVGWVDIHTSSGRVAFEATAGGKKAATLKKLPEDTRNLRRRDTLCMERITMSFFQPEDLTLIHKDKLPENAFVLRPRVFKLTMSPTGSVDRLYMKEDETFEEWVDHRITAQRLFASVQISGYQVEGLPQYTSPEFRQAIVEAVTMSPEAGDDTAAEEVIARADTRLETEDGYSYAEVTADDLVVGGPAHLSELKRVLSDAKSFVVIHTCFVGTEAVRRLMPDLEAAAKRKVRVDLLWGQRNEELNEEALKDFREAKAMFDKLSPHTKSYLRFAETETGSHAKIVLADSGPHGSYEACVGSCNWLSSLYKSVEVSIRLREPHVVATLASTLAFLRIPSSGKWTKDVYRLAELRNECRRADARIEGPHRVAVLRDHEHLAAVREARDGANSSIVAVCDLLGPAGETSVFVPMRATDRDQVAVALIHNKLAKSVSPEERERTAAALSEVGIKLFAVDQVHGKFMTWDDDALLITSFNWLATTSNPWKPRGAEIGVIVKGPGLVGHLKSKFSEIAGIDRDILDCQA; encoded by the coding sequence ATGACGGTCTATATTCCGATCTACAAGGTTCGGGCGGATTACATCGTCAAGCAGGGCCGCACGTGGAGCGCGTTCGAGCACATGATCCTGTGGAAGCTTGCCCAGGAACGGGCAACTTCCGTCGAACTTGCTGAACTCTCCAGCGTCCCGCTTCGACTCGTTGTCGAATGCCTGATCGAGCTGATCGGTGTCGGATGGGTCGACATTCACACGAGCTCAGGCCGTGTAGCGTTTGAGGCGACGGCAGGTGGCAAGAAAGCGGCGACTCTCAAGAAGCTGCCTGAAGATACCCGCAACCTGCGCAGGCGCGACACTTTGTGCATGGAGCGGATTACCATGAGCTTTTTCCAGCCCGAGGATCTCACCCTTATCCACAAGGACAAGCTTCCCGAGAATGCTTTCGTTCTGAGACCGAGGGTTTTCAAGTTGACCATGTCGCCGACAGGCAGTGTCGACCGGTTGTACATGAAGGAGGACGAGACCTTCGAGGAGTGGGTCGACCACAGGATCACGGCTCAGCGTCTTTTCGCGTCGGTGCAAATCTCCGGTTACCAGGTCGAGGGACTGCCGCAATATACCTCTCCCGAATTTCGCCAAGCGATCGTGGAGGCCGTAACCATGTCGCCTGAAGCGGGCGACGATACAGCTGCTGAAGAAGTGATCGCTCGTGCCGATACCCGCCTGGAAACAGAGGATGGCTATAGCTATGCCGAGGTGACCGCGGACGATCTCGTCGTTGGTGGACCTGCTCATCTGTCGGAGCTGAAACGGGTCCTTTCGGATGCAAAATCGTTCGTGGTGATCCATACATGCTTTGTGGGAACGGAAGCCGTTCGCCGTCTGATGCCAGATCTCGAGGCCGCGGCGAAGCGCAAAGTGAGAGTTGATCTCCTGTGGGGTCAACGAAACGAGGAGCTGAACGAGGAAGCGCTGAAGGATTTTCGAGAAGCAAAGGCGATGTTCGACAAGCTGTCTCCTCATACGAAATCATACCTGCGCTTCGCCGAGACCGAGACCGGATCTCATGCCAAGATCGTGCTCGCGGATTCGGGACCTCACGGATCCTATGAAGCTTGCGTCGGATCGTGCAATTGGCTTTCCTCGCTTTACAAATCCGTTGAAGTGTCGATCAGGCTGCGGGAGCCGCACGTGGTCGCCACACTTGCGTCGACTCTGGCGTTTCTTCGGATTCCATCATCGGGCAAGTGGACAAAGGACGTCTATCGTCTGGCTGAGCTCCGCAATGAATGTCGCCGAGCTGACGCGCGGATCGAGGGGCCACATCGTGTAGCGGTGCTGAGAGATCATGAACACTTGGCTGCCGTTCGCGAAGCCCGTGATGGCGCAAACTCCAGCATCGTCGCCGTCTGCGATCTGTTGGGACCTGCCGGTGAAACATCGGTTTTCGTGCCGATGCGAGCGACCGACAGGGACCAGGTTGCCGTAGCGCTCATCCACAACAAGCTCGCTAAAAGCGTCTCACCCGAAGAGCGTGAGCGCACTGCGGCCGCGCTTTCTGAAGTTGGCATAAAGCTTTTCGCCGTCGATCAGGTCCACGGAAAATTCATGACCTGGGACGATGACGCTTTGCTGATCACGAGCTTTAACTGGCTCGCGACAACCTCCAATCCATGGAAGCCACGCGGGGCGGAAATAGGTGTCATCGTCAAAGGACCGGGACTGGTTGGCCATCTCAAGAGTAAATTCAGCGAAATCGCCGGAATTGACCGCGATATTCTCGACTGCCAGGCCTGA
- a CDS encoding SOS response-associated peptidase: protein MCNPYSITTNQAAISALFPVVNQYVGNLAPMPGVFPDYNAPIVRNGTEGRELATARWGMPSSSKALMDATKKRAEKLQAKGKAVDFKELLRMEPDSGTTNIRNVKSKHWARWLGVENRCVVPFNSFSEFNKAEGGGIWFALDETRPLACFAGIWTNWTSVRKVKEGETTNDLYTFLTTEPNAEVGAIHPKAMPAILTTQDEVEAWMTATPDEALKLQRSLPDGIPRVVARGVKEDQAGSTM from the coding sequence ATGTGCAATCCTTATTCGATCACGACCAACCAAGCCGCAATCAGCGCGCTGTTTCCTGTCGTGAACCAATACGTCGGCAACCTGGCGCCGATGCCCGGCGTGTTTCCGGACTACAATGCACCAATCGTGCGAAACGGGACCGAGGGCCGCGAGCTCGCTACGGCGCGGTGGGGAATGCCATCGTCGTCAAAAGCGCTGATGGACGCCACGAAGAAGCGAGCCGAGAAGTTGCAGGCCAAGGGCAAGGCGGTGGATTTCAAGGAATTGCTCAGAATGGAGCCGGACAGCGGCACGACCAACATCCGCAACGTGAAGAGCAAACACTGGGCCCGCTGGCTCGGCGTCGAAAACCGCTGCGTGGTGCCGTTCAACTCGTTCAGCGAGTTCAACAAGGCCGAGGGCGGCGGTATCTGGTTCGCGCTCGATGAGACCCGCCCCCTCGCCTGCTTCGCCGGCATCTGGACCAACTGGACGTCTGTGCGGAAGGTCAAGGAAGGTGAGACTACCAACGACCTTTATACGTTCCTCACGACGGAGCCGAACGCCGAAGTCGGCGCCATCCACCCCAAGGCAATGCCCGCTATCCTGACGACACAGGACGAAGTCGAAGCCTGGATGACGGCAACTCCGGACGAGGCCCTGAAATTGCAAAGGTCGCTTCCGGATGGAATCCCCCGGGTCGTCGCCCGGGGCGTCAAGGAAGACCAAGCAGGGTCCACAATGTAA
- a CDS encoding Ku protein — protein MAPRANWKGFLRLSLVTCPVALYPATSESEKVSFNQLNRKTGHRIKYAKVDADTGEEVDNEDIVKGYKVDTDTFIEVTKEELENVALESTRTIEIDEFVDRSEIDPRYLIRPYYLRPDGKVGHDAFAVIRETIREMNKVAIGRVVLTNREHIIALEPLDKGLMGTLLRYPYEVRSAEEYFDDIQDVKVTKDMLDLAKHIVNQKAGHFEPDKFQDQYETALIDLINQKRAGKPITAKARPRGENVVDLMDALRKSIGREGAATEAPKKSGKKPRKAAVGQKEMLMPIAGKKPAKETGAKKPAAKPQRKSA, from the coding sequence ATGGCCCCCCGCGCTAACTGGAAAGGCTTCCTGCGTCTTTCTCTCGTCACCTGTCCGGTCGCGCTCTATCCGGCCACCTCGGAATCCGAAAAAGTCTCGTTCAACCAGCTGAACCGAAAGACCGGCCATCGGATCAAGTACGCCAAGGTCGACGCCGACACCGGCGAGGAGGTCGACAACGAGGACATCGTCAAGGGCTACAAGGTTGATACCGACACCTTTATCGAGGTGACCAAGGAGGAGCTTGAGAACGTCGCGCTGGAATCGACGCGCACCATCGAGATAGACGAGTTCGTCGACCGCAGCGAGATCGATCCGCGATATCTGATCCGTCCATACTATCTGCGACCCGACGGTAAAGTCGGGCACGATGCCTTCGCCGTCATTCGGGAAACCATCCGCGAGATGAACAAGGTGGCAATTGGTCGGGTAGTGCTGACCAATCGTGAGCACATCATCGCGCTCGAGCCGCTGGACAAGGGGCTGATGGGAACGCTGCTGCGCTACCCTTATGAAGTGCGCTCCGCCGAAGAGTATTTCGACGATATCCAGGATGTCAAAGTTACCAAGGACATGCTCGATCTCGCCAAACACATCGTCAATCAGAAGGCGGGCCATTTCGAGCCGGACAAGTTCCAAGACCAGTACGAAACTGCCCTCATCGATCTCATCAATCAGAAGCGCGCCGGCAAACCCATCACCGCGAAAGCGCGTCCCCGCGGCGAGAACGTGGTGGACCTGATGGACGCGCTGCGCAAGAGCATCGGAAGAGAGGGGGCTGCGACAGAGGCACCCAAGAAATCAGGAAAAAAGCCGCGCAAGGCGGCCGTCGGGCAAAAAGAAATGCTGATGCCAATCGCAGGCAAGAAGCCGGCGAAGGAGACCGGGGCGAAGAAGCCGGCGGCCAAGCCGCAGCGGAAGTCGGCTTAG
- a CDS encoding NUDIX domain-containing protein, protein MAAVKKISKRSTFSAGILAYRKGARGLEVLLVHPGGPFWRKKDDGAWSIPKGEIDANDAPEHVARREFAEELGPSASIGPLQALGEVRQRGGKRVIAFAAEGHFDPAALTSNTFDIEWPPRSGRRKTFPEVDRAEWFDIELARTKMLSAQAELLDRLLAIAVESAEK, encoded by the coding sequence ATGGCTGCCGTGAAAAAGATCTCCAAGAGATCGACCTTCAGCGCGGGCATTCTCGCATACCGCAAGGGCGCTCGTGGGCTCGAGGTTCTGCTCGTTCATCCCGGCGGTCCGTTCTGGCGTAAGAAGGATGATGGCGCCTGGTCCATTCCTAAGGGCGAAATCGATGCTAATGATGCTCCGGAGCACGTCGCTCGACGCGAATTTGCCGAAGAACTCGGCCCGAGCGCTTCGATTGGTCCACTCCAGGCGCTGGGGGAAGTCCGACAGCGAGGAGGGAAGCGCGTCATCGCATTCGCCGCCGAGGGCCACTTTGATCCGGCAGCGCTGACCAGTAATACCTTCGATATCGAATGGCCGCCTCGAAGCGGTCGAAGGAAGACCTTTCCCGAAGTCGACCGGGCGGAATGGTTTGATATCGAGCTCGCGCGGACCAAGATGCTGTCCGCTCAAGCTGAGCTTCTCGATCGACTTTTGGCGATTGCGGTTGAGAGCGCCGAGAAATGA